In one Buchnera aphidicola (Pemphigus immunis) genomic region, the following are encoded:
- the trxA gene encoding thioredoxin TrxA — protein sequence MNNTKIINVNDENFEKNILQEKNFILVDFWAEWCNPCKMLAPILEEIATEYQDKLIVAKINIDKNPNTAPKYSIRGIPALLLFKNGTLLKTKIGALSKIQLKTFLNKYLL from the coding sequence ATGAATAATACGAAAATTATCAATGTTAATGATGAAAATTTCGAAAAAAATATATTGCAAGAAAAAAATTTTATATTAGTTGATTTTTGGGCAGAATGGTGTAATCCATGTAAAATGTTAGCTCCTATTTTGGAAGAAATCGCTACTGAGTATCAAGATAAGTTAATTGTAGCTAAAATAAATATTGATAAAAATCCCAATACAGCTCCTAAATATTCTATTAGGGGAATTCCTGCTTTGTTGTTATTTAAAAATGGAACACTACTAAAAACTAAAATAGGTGCACTTTCTAAAATACAATTAAAAACATTTTTAAATAAATATTTATTATAA